In one Desulfobacterales bacterium genomic region, the following are encoded:
- a CDS encoding deoxyhypusine synthase family protein → MKKPIKPIDLNHIKTRPLSDRKSLVKVNDAARPWQKGSSFTNFLDSLPNILAGDHVRKVIAAMAAAAENEKVVILGMGAHVIKVGLNPVVVNLMERGIVSAVAMNGAGIIHDFELALTGQTSEDVSASLQDGAFGMADETGVFLCEAIQYAGQQQIGIGEAVGRSIIGNKLPFSDKSILAAGARLGIPVTVHVAIGTDIIHMHPQFDPAAAGEASHRDFRTFAGLVADLEGGVYLNVGSAVILPEIFLKAVSLARNLGHRLDSFTTVNMDFIAHYRPLTNVVKRPTAGGGQGFNLIGHHEILLPLIAAGVIEKLER, encoded by the coding sequence ATGAAAAAGCCCATCAAACCCATCGACCTGAATCACATCAAAACGCGCCCGCTTTCGGACCGTAAGAGCCTGGTTAAGGTCAATGACGCTGCCAGGCCCTGGCAAAAAGGGTCGTCATTTACAAATTTTCTCGATTCCCTGCCGAACATCCTGGCCGGCGACCATGTTCGCAAGGTGATTGCGGCAATGGCCGCCGCCGCTGAAAATGAGAAGGTCGTCATCCTGGGAATGGGGGCCCACGTCATAAAGGTCGGGCTTAATCCGGTGGTGGTGAATTTGATGGAACGCGGCATTGTGTCGGCCGTTGCCATGAACGGCGCCGGAATTATCCATGACTTTGAGCTGGCCCTGACGGGCCAGACATCCGAAGACGTGTCTGCCTCTTTGCAGGACGGCGCTTTCGGCATGGCCGATGAAACCGGCGTTTTCTTATGCGAGGCCATTCAATATGCCGGCCAGCAGCAGATCGGAATCGGTGAAGCTGTGGGCAGGTCCATCATCGGCAACAAACTCCCCTTTAGCGATAAAAGCATCCTGGCCGCCGGCGCCCGTTTGGGCATTCCGGTTACCGTGCATGTCGCCATCGGAACCGACATTATCCACATGCACCCGCAATTTGACCCGGCCGCCGCCGGGGAAGCCTCCCACCGGGATTTTCGCACCTTTGCCGGCTTGGTGGCCGATCTCGAGGGCGGCGTTTACCTGAATGTCGGCTCGGCTGTCATCTTACCGGAAATTTTTCTCAAAGCCGTCAGCCTGGCCCGCAACCTGGGACACCGCTTGGACAGCTTTACCACCGTCAACATGGACTTTATCGCTCACTATCGCCCCCTGACCAATGTGGTCAAACGGCCCACCGCCGGGGGAGGCCAGGGATTTAACCTCATCGGGCACCACGAAATCCTGCTGCCCCTTATCGCCGCCGGTGTGATCGAAAAATTGGAAAGATAA